ATAGCTGTTGAGGACCAGCGGAAGGAAAAACACCGGGAGACCAATCGGGACCCCGCCGACCATCGGCCCGAGTTGAAGCTCATAGATGAACTCGCCGTAGGGAACGCCGTAGTGGACCCCGACGTACTCGATGGCGTAGCTGTAGGCCGTGATAAGTAGGAGACCGACTCCGGCCTTTCGGTCCACGAGGGGCGCGAGACCAGCCACCAGCGGCAGGCGCATCACGAGGGTTCCGAAGAGAATGAGCAGGGGGTGCATCGCCAGCCACGACGGGAGCAGCACCTGCTCGTGGCTCAGGACGAACAGCGCGGCCCCGACGAGGGGGAAGACGACCGCGATGGTGAAACGGTTCTCGCGGACGAGTCGGGAGAGTTCCGCCTCGACTCGCGCTCTAGTCACGGAGTCGCGGGTCGAGTTATCCACGCACGACCCCCCAGAGACCGCCCAAGGTCAGCACCATCCCGACCAGTCCGTTGACCGCCGGGAACCACCAGTAGGCCCGCGCTACGTCCACGTCGGTCTCGGCGACACCCGCGGCGAGCAGGGGGTACAGCAGGAGGAGCGCCCCGGCCCGGAGGTCCAGCAGGCCGAACGCTCCCGCGGCGACAAGCCAGACCGTCCCGCAGTACGCCAAGGTCGCTCGCTCACCTAGCATGGTCGCCGTCGTCCGAATCCCGGCCCGGCGGTCGGGTTCGATGTCGGGAATCGCCGAGAAGGTGTGCATCGCCATCGCCCAGAGCCACCCGCCAGCGACCGCGAGCGCCGGGGGTTGGCGGCCCGCCAAGGCGACGAACGCCGCCGCGCCCGGCAGGACGTAGAGACCGTTCGACACCGAGTCGAGCGGCGGGACGGTCTTGAGGCGGAACGGCGGCGCGCTGTAGGCGTAGCCGAGAACGAGGAACGCGACGACCCAGAGCGCCGCGCCCGCGCCAGCGGACGCGTTCGTACCGAGCGCGCCCGCGAGGAGCGCACCCGCCAGCGCGAGGCCCGCGAGACCGCAGACCGCGACGACGGCGGCGACCGCTTTCCCGCCCCGGAACCGGGCCTCGGGAGCGCCTTCACCCGTCTTCTTCGGATTCTCGGCGTCGATGTCCGCGTCGAAGATGTCGTTGACGCCGTAGAGGTAGACGTTCGCGGGCACGAGGAAGTACGCGAACAGCGCGACAGCGACGGGGGCGAACAGGTCGCTCGCGCTCTCCGCGCCGTAAGCGACCCCGACGAGGACCGGCCCGGCGAGATAGAGCCAGAACCGGGGCCGCGAGAGTGTCAGGAGATAGCCCGGCGTCGCGTTCGGTGAGCGTCCGGCCATCGCTGGCTACCGGCCGTAGTCCTCCAGCACGGCGTCGGCGGTGTGCTGGCCGCTGATGAGACACATCGGGACGCCGATGCCGGGCGTTGTGAACGACCCCGTGAAGTAGAGACCGGGAACCTCCGAGGAACGGTGGCCGGGCCGGAGCGGGCCGGTCTGGCGGAGCGTGTGTGCCAACCCGAGCGCGGTGCCCTCGATGGAGTTGTACCGGTCGGCGAAGTCCGAGACGCAGAAGCTCTCTTCGAGTACGATTCGGTCCCGCAACTCGACGCCGGTGTTCTCGGCGATGTCGTCCAACACGAGGTCCCGGTAGCGCTCGCGGGTCTCGGGACCGTCTTCGAGACCCGGCGCGATTGGCACCAGCGCGAACAGGTTGCTGTGGCCCTCGGGCGCGACCGTCTCGTCGGTCTCGCTCGGCACGCAGAGGTAGTAGGCGGGGTCGTCGGGCCACTCGGGGTCCTCGAAAATTTTGTCGAAGTGGTCGTTCCAGTCGCTGGGCAGGACGAGCGTGTGGTGTTCCAGTCCGTCCACGTCGCCTTCGACGCCGAGATACAGCAGGAACGCGGAGGGCGCGTAGGTTCGAGAGTCCCAGTAGTCGGCGTCGTACTGGCGGCTCTGGGGCGGCAGGAGTTCCTGCTCGGTGTGGGCGTAGTCGGCGTCGCTGACCACGAGGTCCGCGCGGAGGTAGTCGCCTTCCTCACTCCCGTCGGTGTCCAATTCCACCCGGAAGTTCCCCGCGGACCCAAGGATGGACTCGACCTCGCTGTCGGTGCGGTACTCGACACCCAACTCCGCGCCCAACTCCGCGATGCCGTCCACGACGACGCCCATCCCGCCGCGGGATTCGCCTTCCTCGTCGTTCGCCACGGGATAGTG
This genomic stretch from Halorussus pelagicus harbors:
- a CDS encoding prenyltransferase translates to MAGRSPNATPGYLLTLSRPRFWLYLAGPVLVGVAYGAESASDLFAPVAVALFAYFLVPANVYLYGVNDIFDADIDAENPKKTGEGAPEARFRGGKAVAAVVAVCGLAGLALAGALLAGALGTNASAGAGAALWVVAFLVLGYAYSAPPFRLKTVPPLDSVSNGLYVLPGAAAFVALAGRQPPALAVAGGWLWAMAMHTFSAIPDIEPDRRAGIRTTATMLGERATLAYCGTVWLVAAGAFGLLDLRAGALLLLYPLLAAGVAETDVDVARAYWWFPAVNGLVGMVLTLGGLWGVVRG
- a CDS encoding phytoene desaturase family protein, with protein sequence MELADRSVVVVGSGFGGLSTACYLADAGADVTVVEKNEQLGGRASVLERDGFRFDMGPSWYLMPDVFERFFGHFGRSPDEYYGLEHLDPHYGIFFKDGDEVTVTADREATKATFEEYEPGAGAALDAYLEESEETYDIGMEHFVYEDRPRFRDYVDLDVVRHARGLTFLGSMQGHVEEYFDHPKLQQIMQYTLVFLGGSPKNTPALYNLMSHVDFNLGVHYPVANDEEGESRGGMGVVVDGIAELGAELGVEYRTDSEVESILGSAGNFRVELDTDGSEEGDYLRADLVVSDADYAHTEQELLPPQSRQYDADYWDSRTYAPSAFLLYLGVEGDVDGLEHHTLVLPSDWNDHFDKIFEDPEWPDDPAYYLCVPSETDETVAPEGHSNLFALVPIAPGLEDGPETRERYRDLVLDDIAENTGVELRDRIVLEESFCVSDFADRYNSIEGTALGLAHTLRQTGPLRPGHRSSEVPGLYFTGSFTTPGIGVPMCLISGQHTADAVLEDYGR